The proteins below come from a single Malus domestica chromosome 03, GDT2T_hap1 genomic window:
- the LOC139194230 gene encoding uncharacterized protein — translation MTRSSHPVREHILDFDDDFERELRRKRKNPEPSESSSNSEAEVEIEEEEPTAQVGEVETVMAQDNRTIKELSASGLDNAAPLCIQYPAAAQGKTEEFELKSSLLHHIPKYHGLSMEDPNKHLKEFEVVCSSMTPINVDGSILKMKAFPFSLMDKAKDWLYELAPGTVTSWESMKRAFLEKFFPTSRVILLRKRISGIQQEEGESFPTYYERFKSLVASCPQHQMKEELLLQYFYEGLLPIERQMLDASAGGALVDKTPTAAKTLIANRALNAQQYEGVGQRGTPRQHQVNEVSAITELQNQMANLTTLLSQVVEGPKVQNVSACGVCSMQGHSTDKCLIGAYLCYLIGLFSCI, via the coding sequence atgactcggagctctcatccggttcgtgaacacatcttggactttgacgacgattttgaacgagagttgagacgaaagaggaagaatccagaacctagtgaatcaagttcaaattcggaagccgaagttgagattgaggaagaggaacccacggctcaagtgggtgaagttgagacagtcatggcacaagacaatcgtacaatcaaggagctctcggcttcgggattggacaatgccgcacctctatgtattcaatatccggcggctgcccaaggaaagaccgaggaattcgagttaaagtcgagtttgctccaccatattccgaagtaccatgggttgtccatggaggatcctaacaagcacttgaaagaatttgaggtggtgtgttcaagcatgactccaatcaatgtcgacgggagtatattgaagatgaaggcctttcccttttctcttatggataaggcgaaagattggttatatgaattagctcccggaacggtcacatcttgggagagcatgaagcgagctttcttggagaagtttttcccaacttctcgagtcatcctcctacgaaaaaggataagtggaattcaacaagaagaaggtgagtcttttcctacatattatgaacgttttaaatctcttgttgcttcttgtccacagcatcaaatgaaggaggagcttcttctacaatacttctacgagggacttttaccaatcgaacgacaaatgctagatgcttcggcgggaggagccttggtggacaagacccccacggcagcaaagactttgattgctaatcgagcgttgaacgctcaacaatacgaaggtgttggacaaagaggcaccccacggcaacaccaagtgaatgaggtaagtgccataaccgaacttcaaaatcaaatggctaaccttactactttgctttctcaggttgtggaagggccaaaagttcaaaatgtaagtgcatgtggcgtatgttccatgcaaggacattctacggacaagtgcctgataggagcatatttatgctacttaattggcttgttctcatgcatttag